AGCTAGCGCTGCCGACAGCCATGCCTGCGGCGCTTGGCCGTCGACGGTTTCTTGCAGTGACGACGCACGACGCACGACAGCATCGCCAAAGTAAATCGGCACATCGGCAATCCGCTCCAGCGCGCCATTGGACACTTGGGCAGCAGCTTGCGGTTGCAGATCGGACAGGTTGTTCAAGCGTGCTTGCAGGTTCGCCTCGGCGACTTCGCCGGTACCGAGCACTTCATCGCGAATCGCTTCGGAAGTGTCGTAGTCGAAGCCTGGCAGGCCCAGCAGATTACCCAGCACGCGCAACACCTTCCATGCTGGACGTGCATCGCCTAGCGGCTTGACGGTGCCGTTGAAACTTTGCGCCCGGCCTTCGCAGTTGACGAAGGTACCGGAGGTTTCGGTGAATGGCGAGATAGGCAGCAGCACGTCGGCGAAATCGGCGCCATGCTTGTAGGCGGACAACGCCACCACCATTTCGGCCTTGTCCAAGGCGGCACGGGCGGCTTGCGGATCAAAACTATCCAATTCCGGCTCGGCGTTCAGCAACACATATGCCTTGTGCAGTTGCGCGAAAATCTGTTGTGCATTGCGGCCCTTGCCGGCTGCTGGCAAGGCGTTGGCCCAGTAGCCACCGACAGTATTGCCGGCTTCTGTCAGGTAGCCCAACTTGGCGCCGGTTTGCTCTGCGATCCATTGCGCCAATGCGTGCAGTTGCGAGGCTTGCGGATGTTGCGCCGCTGCGTTGCCGAGGAATACACCCTTGGCATCGCCGGACAACAGGCTGGCTGCAGTTTGCTTGGCGGCAGCTGACGGCTCGACATTGTCGAAGCCAGCTGGCACTACAACGCTCTTTGCTTGCGCCACGGCGACAGCAACTTGTGCCAGCGATGCCAGCCACGCCGAAGGCGCTGCGATAATCTTGTTTGCAACCGGCATCAGCAGGTCGTCGTCGGTTGCATGCAGGATGCTCAGCTGGGCGCCACGTTTGACGCTCAGGCGCAAACGTGCGGACAGCAGAGGATGATCCTTGCGCAGGAAAGAACCGATGACGAAGGCGCGATTCAATTGCGCGAATTCGTTGATCGACATGCCCAGCCACGGTGTGACTTTGCCGTCCAATGCAAAGTCGGATTGACGCAGGCGGAAATCGATGTTTTCGGAACCCAGGCCGCGCATCACTTTTTGCAGCAGTGACAGTTCTTCCAGCGTCGAATAAGGCGTACCCAGCCCCGCAATCGCATCGGCGCCGTGCTCGTGGCGGATGTTACGCAAGCCATGCGCCACATATTCCAACGCAGTTTGCCATTCGACTTCCTGCCATTTGCCGTCTTGCTTGAGCATCGGCTTGGTCAGACGTTCGGCGCTGTTCAAGCCTTCATAGGCGAAGCGATCCTTATCCGACAACCAGCATTCATTGACGTCGTTGTTTTCCAGCGGCAGCACGCGCATCACCTTACCGGATTTGACTTGCACCACCAGGTTGGCGCCCAGGCCATCATGCGGGCTGACCGATTTGCGGCGCGACAATTCCCACGTGCGGGCACTGTAACGGAACGGCTTGGAAGTCAGCGCACCGACCGGGCACAGGTCGATCATGTTACCGGACAGTTCCGAATTAACGGTCTTGCCGACGAAAGTCGTGATCTCGGAATGTTCACCGCGACCCACCATGCCGAATTCCATTACGCCGGCGATTTCCTGGCCGAAGCGAACGCAGCGGGTGCATTGGATGCAACGGCTCATTTCCTGCATCGAGATCAGCGGACCAGCGTCTTTCGGCGCGACCACACGCTTTTCTTCTTCGTAACGAGACGACGATTTGCCGTAGCCGACCGCCAAATCCTGTAACTGGCACTCGCCGCCCTGATCGCAGATCGGGCAATCCAGCGGGTGATTGATCAGCAGGAATTCCATCACGCTCTTCTGTGCAGTAGTTGCCTTGTCGCTGGCAGTGCGCACGATCATGCCGGCAGTCACCGGAGTGGCACAGGCAGGCAGGGCCTTAGGCGCTTTTTCCACCTCGACCAGGCACATGCGGCAGTTGGCCGCGATGGAGAGTTTTTTGTGATAGCAAAAATGTGGAATGTAGGTGCCAATCTTGTTGGCAGCATCCATTACCATGCTGCCCTCTTGGACTTCCACTTTCTTACCGTCTATTTCGATTTCAACCATGGCTTTTGCTTTTCTTGCCTATGTTTTGATTAGTTGAGGACAAATCTGTCCTGCTACTTTTCTTTGCTATTCAAGCGTTTTATCTAGTCAGTTGAGGACAGAGTAATTCGCCACGCTGCGGTGACTCTTAAACTCTGTCCCGCAATTATTGATAACTAGGCACCAAGCAATGCTTATGCTCGATGTGATATTCAAATTCTTCGCGATAATTCTTCAGGAACCCACGTACCGGCATCGCCGCCGCATCGCCGAGCGCACAGATGGTGCGGCCCATGATGTTGCCGGCAACCGTGTCCAACAGATCCATGTCTTCCGGACGACCATGACCGGTTTCAATGCGATGCACCAAGCGATACAGCCAGCCAGTGCCTTCGCGGCATGGCGTGCACTGGCCACAGGACTCTTCAAAATAGAAGTACGACAGGCGCAGCAGCGACTTCACCATGCAACGCGTTTCATCCATCACGATCACGGCGCCCGAGCCCAGCATCGAGCCGGCTTTAGCGATCGAATCGTAATCGAGATCGGTGTCCATCATGACTTCACCGCGAATCACCGGCGCGGATGAACCGCCAGGAATCACAGCCTTGATCTTCTTGCCGCCGCGCATGCCGCCAGCCAGCTCCATCAGCTTGGCAAACGGCGTACCCAATGGCACTTCGTAATTGCCCGGCCGCTCAACGTCGCCGGAAATCGAGAAAATCTTGGTGCCGCCGTTGTTCGGCTTGCCCAGCGCAGCATAAGCTTCGCCGCCCATGTTCAGCAGGAAAGGCACCGCAGCGAAAGTCTCGGTGTTGTTGATCGTGGTCGGCTTGCCGTACAGGCCGAAACTGGCCGGGAATGGCGGCTTGAAGCGCGGTTGGCCCTTCTTGCCTTCCAGCGATTCCAGCAAAGCAGTTTCTTCGCCGCAGATGTAAGCGCCATAACCATGGAACGCATGCAGTTGGAAGTTGAAGGTGCTGCCGAAAATCTTGTCGCCCAATGCACCGGCGGCGCGCGCCTCTTCCAGCGCTTCTTCAAAGCGCTCGTAGCCAGACCAGATTTCGCCGTGGATGTAGTTGTAGCCGACCGAAATCCCCATGGCATAAGCGCCGATGGCCATCCCTTCAATCAGTGCGTGCGGATTGTAGCGAATGATATCGCGGTCCTTGAATGTGCCCGGCTCGCCTTCGTCGGTATTGCAGACCAGGTACTTCTGGCCTGGAAATTGACGCGGCATGAAGCTCCACTTCAGACCGGTCGGGAAACCTGCACCGCCGCGGCCGCGCAGCGAACCAGCCTTCAGTTCGGCGATGACTTGCTCAGGGGTGATGCCTTCGGACAGGATGCGCTTGAGAGCGGTGTAACCGCCACGCTTGACGTAATCGGCGTAATGCCAGTTGTTGCCGTCCAGGTTAGCCAGGATCAGCGGGTTGATATGACGATCGTGCAGGCAGGTCATTTCTTCAGTTCCTCCAGCAAGCCGTCAATCTTTTCGTTCGACATCCAGCTACACATGCGTTTGTTATTAACCAGCAGCACCGGCGCATCGCCGCAGGCTCCCATACACTCACCCTCAACCAGCGTGAATTGGCCATCAGCGGTAGTTTCACGGAAGCCGATACCGAGCTTATGCTTCAGATGCTCTGCCGCGCGCTCGCCGCCGGACAACTGGCATGGCAGATTGGTGCAGATGCTGATCTTGTGCTTGCCGACCGGCTTGGTGTTGTACATATTGTAAAAGGTCGCGACTTCCTGCACCGCGATAGCCGGCATGCCGAGGTAATCCGCGACATCCTGCATGGTTTCCGGCGCTAGCCAGCCCTTTTCGTCCTGTGCGATCGCCAATGCAGCCATCACCGCCGACTGCTTCTGGTCGGCGGGAAATTTCGCTACTTCGCGATCGATCTTCTTGTATGTGTCTTGACTTAACAACATGTGTTGGCCATTCGTGCGCGATACTTTGCGCGAGTAGTTAGTAACAAATTCCGTAGCTCTCAGCAGCTGCCATCAGGAGGCCCTGAGAACCGTAGCGAACGCCTTAAGGTCTGGTCGAGAAGCACAACTGTACGAAGGTACACTGAACATCGCAGGCCAGAGATTAAGTCGCGCAGTAGGTTATCAGAATCTCCTTAGCGATCGATTTCACCGAAAACGATGTCTTGCGTACCGATGATGGTGACGGCATCGGCGATCATGTGGCCCTTGGCCATTTCATTCAACCCTTGCAGATGCGGGAAGCCCGGCGCACGGATCTTCAAGCGGTAAGGCTTGTTGGCGCCATCGGAAACGATGTAGACGCCAAACTCGCCCTTCGGATGCTCGACCGCTGCGTATGCTTCGCCCGGTGGCACATGGAATCCTTCGGTGAAGAGCTTGAAATGGTGAATCAGCTCTTCCATGTTG
This DNA window, taken from Collimonas arenae, encodes the following:
- the nuoF gene encoding NADH-quinone oxidoreductase subunit NuoF, with product MTCLHDRHINPLILANLDGNNWHYADYVKRGGYTALKRILSEGITPEQVIAELKAGSLRGRGGAGFPTGLKWSFMPRQFPGQKYLVCNTDEGEPGTFKDRDIIRYNPHALIEGMAIGAYAMGISVGYNYIHGEIWSGYERFEEALEEARAAGALGDKIFGSTFNFQLHAFHGYGAYICGEETALLESLEGKKGQPRFKPPFPASFGLYGKPTTINNTETFAAVPFLLNMGGEAYAALGKPNNGGTKIFSISGDVERPGNYEVPLGTPFAKLMELAGGMRGGKKIKAVIPGGSSAPVIRGEVMMDTDLDYDSIAKAGSMLGSGAVIVMDETRCMVKSLLRLSYFYFEESCGQCTPCREGTGWLYRLVHRIETGHGRPEDMDLLDTVAGNIMGRTICALGDAAAMPVRGFLKNYREEFEYHIEHKHCLVPSYQ
- the nuoG gene encoding NADH-quinone oxidoreductase subunit NuoG, translated to MVEIEIDGKKVEVQEGSMVMDAANKIGTYIPHFCYHKKLSIAANCRMCLVEVEKAPKALPACATPVTAGMIVRTASDKATTAQKSVMEFLLINHPLDCPICDQGGECQLQDLAVGYGKSSSRYEEEKRVVAPKDAGPLISMQEMSRCIQCTRCVRFGQEIAGVMEFGMVGRGEHSEITTFVGKTVNSELSGNMIDLCPVGALTSKPFRYSARTWELSRRKSVSPHDGLGANLVVQVKSGKVMRVLPLENNDVNECWLSDKDRFAYEGLNSAERLTKPMLKQDGKWQEVEWQTALEYVAHGLRNIRHEHGADAIAGLGTPYSTLEELSLLQKVMRGLGSENIDFRLRQSDFALDGKVTPWLGMSINEFAQLNRAFVIGSFLRKDHPLLSARLRLSVKRGAQLSILHATDDDLLMPVANKIIAAPSAWLASLAQVAVAVAQAKSVVVPAGFDNVEPSAAAKQTAASLLSGDAKGVFLGNAAAQHPQASQLHALAQWIAEQTGAKLGYLTEAGNTVGGYWANALPAAGKGRNAQQIFAQLHKAYVLLNAEPELDSFDPQAARAALDKAEMVVALSAYKHGADFADVLLPISPFTETSGTFVNCEGRAQSFNGTVKPLGDARPAWKVLRVLGNLLGLPGFDYDTSEAIRDEVLGTGEVAEANLQARLNNLSDLQPQAAAQVSNGALERIADVPIYFGDAVVRRASSLQETVDGQAPQAWLSAALAAKLGVATGDRVNLKQGQGTAALLAAIDSTLPENVVRVAASHASTAALGAMFGSIVVEKA
- the nuoE gene encoding NADH-quinone oxidoreductase subunit NuoE, with the protein product MLLSQDTYKKIDREVAKFPADQKQSAVMAALAIAQDEKGWLAPETMQDVADYLGMPAIAVQEVATFYNMYNTKPVGKHKISICTNLPCQLSGGERAAEHLKHKLGIGFRETTADGQFTLVEGECMGACGDAPVLLVNNKRMCSWMSNEKIDGLLEELKK